The following proteins are encoded in a genomic region of Corylus avellana chromosome ca4, CavTom2PMs-1.0:
- the LOC132178958 gene encoding scopoletin glucosyltransferase-like isoform X1, with protein MGSENSQLHILFFPFMAPGHMIPMTNMAKLFAARGVKATIVTTPLNVPFVSRTIERIETHGSATAKVDIQTIKFPVEKAGLPEGCENSTSLTSHEMVKIFMKSLSMLQQPLELLLHDADCLVADMFFPWATDAAAKFGIPRLVFNGHSFFSMTAWESVTRYEPHKKVLYDSEPFLIPNFPAEIKLTSMQLPSLFGEEVETDFTKMFKDAEEANMRSYGLVVNSFYELEPAYADHYRKVLGRKAWHIGPVSVCNKQEAQDKAQRGNESSVDEHECLKWLNAKKPNSVIYICFGSLINFDDSQLVEIAMGLKASGQQFIWVVKKEKNGSGGKEEWLPQGFEKRMEGKGLIIRGWAPQVLILDHEAVGGFVTHCGWNSTLEGVTAGVPMVTWPMFAEQFFNEKLVTQVLKIGVEVGAQRWIDVIAEVVENSINKEAMEKAVKRIMVGEEAEKMRSRAKALGDMARRAMEEEGSSYSDLSSLIEELKVWCPRDGTK; from the exons ATGGGTAGCGAAAATTCTCAGCTTCACATACTCTTCTTCCCTTTCATGGCCCCTGGCCACATGATACCAATGACGAACATGGCTAAGCTATTCGCAGCGCGTGGCGTGAAGGCAACCATTGTCACCACCCCTCTCAACGTGCCTTTCGTCTCCAGAACGATTGAAAGAATCGAAACTCACGGCAGCGCCACCGCCAAGGTTGATATCCAAACGATCAAGTTCCCGGTTGAAAAGGCCGGCCTGCCAGAAGGATGTGAGAACTCCACCTCGCTGACTTCCCACGAAATGGTGAAGATTTTCATGAAATCCCTTTCGATGCTTCAACAACCATTGGAGCTGCTACTCCATGACGCTGATTGCCTGGTTGCTGACATGTTCTTTCCATGGGCAACCGATGCTGCCGCTAAATTTGGTATCCCAAG GCTTGTTTTCAATGGACACAGTTTTTTCTCCATGACTGCTTGGGAGAGTGTGACGCGATATGAACCTCACAAGAAGGTTTTATATGATTCCGAACCTTTTCTCATTCCTAATTTTCCTGCAGAGATAAAGTTGACGAGCATGCAACTGCCGAGTTTGTTTGGGGAAGAGGTTGAAACTGACTTCACCAAGATGTTTAAAGATGCTGAAGAAGCAAACATGAGGAGCTATGGGCTTGTTGTAAACAGCTTCTATGAGCTGGAGCCGGCTTACGCAGATCATTACAGAAAGGTTTTGGGAAGGAAGGCATGGCACATAGGGCCGGTTTCAGTGTGCAACAAGCAGGAAGCTCAAGATAAAGCTCAGAGGGGGAACGAATCCTCTGTTGATGAACATGAATGCCTCAAGTGGCTTAATGCAAAGAAACCCAATTcagttatttatatatgttttggaAGTTTGATAAACTTCGATGACTCTCAACTTGTGGAGATTGCAATGGGTCTTAAGGCTTCTGGGCAGCAATTCATTTGGGttgtgaagaaagaaaagaatggcAGTGGAGGAAAAGAGGAGTGGCTGCCTCAAGGATTTGAGAAGAGAATGGAAGGTAAAGGTCTAATTATAAGAGGTTGGGCACCCCAAGTTTTGATTCTTGATCATGAAGCAGTTGGAGGATTTGTGACTCATTGTGGGTGGAATTCAACGTTGGAAGGAGTCACTGCTGGGGTTCCCATGGTCACATGGCCCATGTTCGCTGAGCAGTTTTTCAACGAGAAGTTGGTGACTCAG GTACTGAAAATTGGAGTTGAAGTTGGTGCTCAACGATGGATTGATGTTATTGCTGAAGTGGTGGAAAATAGTATCAACAAGGAAGCAATGGAGAAGGCAGTGAAGCGAATTATGGTGGGCGAAGAAGCGGAGAAAATGAGAAGCCGAGCCAAGGCACTTGGAGATATGGCAAGAAGGGCTATGGAAGAAGAGGGTTCATCTTACTCTGATTTGAGTTCTTTGATTGAAGAATTAAAGGTATGGTGCCCTCGAGATGGAACCAAATGA
- the LOC132178958 gene encoding UDP-glucose flavonoid 3-O-glucosyltransferase 7-like isoform X2 — protein sequence MGSENSQLHILFFPFMAPGHMIPMTNMAKLFAARGVKATIVTTPLNVPFVSRTIERIETHGSATAKVDIQTIKFPVEKAGLPEGCENSTSLTSHEMVKIFMKSLSMLQQPLELLLHDADCLVADMFFPWATDAAAKFEIKLTSMQLPSLFGEEVETDFTKMFKDAEEANMRSYGLVVNSFYELEPAYADHYRKVLGRKAWHIGPVSVCNKQEAQDKAQRGNESSVDEHECLKWLNAKKPNSVIYICFGSLINFDDSQLVEIAMGLKASGQQFIWVVKKEKNGSGGKEEWLPQGFEKRMEGKGLIIRGWAPQVLILDHEAVGGFVTHCGWNSTLEGVTAGVPMVTWPMFAEQFFNEKLVTQVLKIGVEVGAQRWIDVIAEVVENSINKEAMEKAVKRIMVGEEAEKMRSRAKALGDMARRAMEEEGSSYSDLSSLIEELKVWCPRDGTK from the exons ATGGGTAGCGAAAATTCTCAGCTTCACATACTCTTCTTCCCTTTCATGGCCCCTGGCCACATGATACCAATGACGAACATGGCTAAGCTATTCGCAGCGCGTGGCGTGAAGGCAACCATTGTCACCACCCCTCTCAACGTGCCTTTCGTCTCCAGAACGATTGAAAGAATCGAAACTCACGGCAGCGCCACCGCCAAGGTTGATATCCAAACGATCAAGTTCCCGGTTGAAAAGGCCGGCCTGCCAGAAGGATGTGAGAACTCCACCTCGCTGACTTCCCACGAAATGGTGAAGATTTTCATGAAATCCCTTTCGATGCTTCAACAACCATTGGAGCTGCTACTCCATGACGCTGATTGCCTGGTTGCTGACATGTTCTTTCCATGGGCAACCGATGCTGCCGCTAAATTTG AGATAAAGTTGACGAGCATGCAACTGCCGAGTTTGTTTGGGGAAGAGGTTGAAACTGACTTCACCAAGATGTTTAAAGATGCTGAAGAAGCAAACATGAGGAGCTATGGGCTTGTTGTAAACAGCTTCTATGAGCTGGAGCCGGCTTACGCAGATCATTACAGAAAGGTTTTGGGAAGGAAGGCATGGCACATAGGGCCGGTTTCAGTGTGCAACAAGCAGGAAGCTCAAGATAAAGCTCAGAGGGGGAACGAATCCTCTGTTGATGAACATGAATGCCTCAAGTGGCTTAATGCAAAGAAACCCAATTcagttatttatatatgttttggaAGTTTGATAAACTTCGATGACTCTCAACTTGTGGAGATTGCAATGGGTCTTAAGGCTTCTGGGCAGCAATTCATTTGGGttgtgaagaaagaaaagaatggcAGTGGAGGAAAAGAGGAGTGGCTGCCTCAAGGATTTGAGAAGAGAATGGAAGGTAAAGGTCTAATTATAAGAGGTTGGGCACCCCAAGTTTTGATTCTTGATCATGAAGCAGTTGGAGGATTTGTGACTCATTGTGGGTGGAATTCAACGTTGGAAGGAGTCACTGCTGGGGTTCCCATGGTCACATGGCCCATGTTCGCTGAGCAGTTTTTCAACGAGAAGTTGGTGACTCAG GTACTGAAAATTGGAGTTGAAGTTGGTGCTCAACGATGGATTGATGTTATTGCTGAAGTGGTGGAAAATAGTATCAACAAGGAAGCAATGGAGAAGGCAGTGAAGCGAATTATGGTGGGCGAAGAAGCGGAGAAAATGAGAAGCCGAGCCAAGGCACTTGGAGATATGGCAAGAAGGGCTATGGAAGAAGAGGGTTCATCTTACTCTGATTTGAGTTCTTTGATTGAAGAATTAAAGGTATGGTGCCCTCGAGATGGAACCAAATGA
- the LOC132179252 gene encoding scopoletin glucosyltransferase-like, with protein sequence MSKAKNRPNKIWYSIINPSPKKQVQIFLCFVFLSNSFSEKINMDNGNRQLHIFFLPFMAQGHMIPTIDMAKLFASKQGIKATIITTPLNAPLLAKTIQRSQNLGAEIEVVVIKFPCTEAGLPEGCESLNMAISHGLVQDFFKATAMLEPQIEQLLQEHAPDCLVADIFFPWATDAATKYGIPRLVFQGTGFFPLCALECLRLYEPYNNVSSDSEPFSIPNLPNEIKLTREQLPDYIKENVESTELAKLFKGVRESEARSYGVVVNSFYELEQDYADHYRKVMGRKAWHIGPLSVWNKDTEDKAHRGKENSLDEDGYCLKWLDSKKPHSVVYVCFGSVAAFNDSQLMQIAMGLEASGQQFIWVVKKEKSYGEEEEEEWLPEGFEKRMEGKGVIIRGWAPQVLILEHEAIGGFVTHCGWNSILEGVAAGVPMVTWPVSAEQFYNEKLVTEVLKIGISVGVRRWVFVEGDNIKRDGIVKAVSRIMVGEEAEEMRSRAKVLGELANKAVEDSGSSCLDLNAVIEDLMAIGS encoded by the coding sequence ATGAGCAAGGCAAAGAACCGTCCAAATAAAATATGGTATTCAATTATTAATCCGAGTCCCAAGAAGCAAGTGCAAATTTTCCTTTGCTTCGTCTTCCTCAGCAACTCATTCTCTGAGAAGATCAATATGGATAACGGAAACCGTCAGCTACACATTTTCTTCTTACCCTTTATGGCTCAAGGCCACATGATCCCAACCATAGACATGGCCAAACTGTTTGCTTCGAAGCAAGGTATAAAAGCAACCATAATTACCACTCCTCTCAACGCGCCGCTCTTAGCCAAAACAATCCAAAGAAGCCAAAATCTGGGTGCCGAAATTGAAGTTGTTGTTATCAAATTCCCTTGTACGGAGGCTGGATTGCCTGAAGGATGTGAGAGCCTCAACATGGCTATTTCGCATGGACTGGTACAGGATTTCTTCAAAGCAACCGCCATGCTTGAGCCACAGATTGAGCAGCTTTTACAAGAACATGCTCCTGATTGCCTTGTCGCCGACATCTTCTTCCCGTGGGCTACAGACGCCGCTACTAAATACGGTATTCCGAGGCTTGTTTTCCAAGGGACCGGTTTCTTCCCCTTATGTGCTTTAGAGTGCCTCAGACTATACGAGCCTTACAATAACGTGTCATCGGATTCAGAACCATTTTCCATTCCTAATTTGCCGAACGAGATCAAGTTGACAAGAGAGCAGCTGCCGGATTACAtcaaagaaaatgttgaaaGTACAGAACTTGCAAAGCTTTTTAAAGGAGTTAGAGAATCAGAGGCGAGGAGCTATGGGGTTGTTGTTAACAGCTTTTACGAGCTTGAACAGGACTATGCAGATCACTACAGGAAGGTTATGGGAAGGAAGGCGTGGCATATAGGCCCCCTTTCAGTGTGGAACAAAGATACTGAAGATAAAGCACATAGAGGGAAGGAAAACTCTTTAGATGAAGATGGGTACTGTTTAAAATGGCTTGATTCAAAGAAACCTCATTCggttgtttatgtttgttttggaAGTGTTGCAGCCTTCAATGACTCTCAGCTGATGCAGATTGCAATGGGTCTTGAGGCTTCTGGACAGCAATTCATTTGGgttgtgaaaaaagaaaagagttatggagaagaagaagaagaagaatggctGCCTGAAGGGTTTGAGAAGAGAATGGAAGGCAAGGGAGTAATCATTAGAGGTTGGGCGCCCCAAGTGTTGATTCTTGAGCATGAAGCAATTGGAGGGTTTGTGACTCATTGTGGGTGGAATTCCATATTGGAAGGGGTGGCTGCAGGAGTGCCCATGGTTACATGGCCGGTGTCTGCTGAGCAGTTTTACAATGAGAAGTTGGTAACTGAGGTGCTTAAAATTGGGATCAGTGTTGGTGTCCGACGATGGGTTTTTGTGGAAGGGGATAACATTAAAAGGGATGGAATAGTGAAGGCAGTGAGTCGGATAATGGTTGGGGAAGAAGCAGAGGAAATGAGAAGCAGAGCAAAGGTGCTTGGGGAGCTGGCAAATAAGGCAGTTGAAGATAGCGGATCGTCTTGCTTGGATTTGAATGCTGTAATTGAAGATCTCATGGCGATTGGTTCTTGA